One part of the Dyadobacter sp. 676 genome encodes these proteins:
- a CDS encoding DNA polymerase III subunit delta, whose translation MLFRDIPGLDHIKSTLRRSVRNSHLAHAQLFDYSAGGAGLAMALAFSTYINCENRGEEDACGTCASCVKMGKLAHPDFHFIFPIATSKKVDGKTSEAFLPLWRSFLLENPYRVLPDWLDHIGADNKQGNISVEEARGILRKLSVKAYEGEYKILLIWKADIMNAASSNAILKILEEPPEKTLFILVSDQSDKLLTTIISRTQRITIPAFTDPEIKAYLKQQDVTDAAASQIAYLCDGNMAEALKLVQEEQDDRSAWFADWMRSSYKFDVAHLVKLADSYDVMSKEKQKGLLEYALRLFRDMLVWSHGAGELLRVPQEELTFVQNFSKTVNFDSLERMIGEVNTAYYHIERNVRAKMVFLDLSLTVAQFFQRR comes from the coding sequence GTGCTTTTCAGAGATATTCCGGGACTTGACCATATCAAATCGACGCTCAGGCGCTCGGTCCGGAACAGCCATTTAGCCCATGCGCAGCTATTCGACTACTCCGCCGGAGGCGCTGGTCTGGCGATGGCGCTGGCATTCTCTACCTATATTAATTGTGAAAACCGGGGCGAGGAAGACGCCTGCGGCACGTGCGCGTCGTGCGTGAAGATGGGCAAGCTCGCCCACCCCGATTTCCATTTCATATTTCCCATTGCCACCTCCAAAAAAGTGGATGGCAAAACCAGCGAGGCATTCCTGCCGCTCTGGCGCTCCTTTTTACTCGAAAACCCCTACCGCGTCCTACCCGACTGGCTCGACCACATCGGTGCAGATAACAAGCAGGGCAACATTTCGGTGGAGGAAGCACGCGGGATTTTGCGAAAATTATCCGTTAAAGCGTACGAAGGCGAGTACAAGATTTTGCTGATATGGAAGGCCGACATCATGAATGCGGCTTCTTCCAACGCTATTTTGAAAATTCTCGAAGAGCCCCCTGAAAAAACCTTGTTCATTCTGGTAAGCGATCAGTCGGATAAGTTACTGACCACCATCATTTCGCGGACCCAGCGCATCACGATTCCCGCATTCACCGATCCGGAAATCAAAGCATACCTGAAACAGCAGGACGTGACGGACGCCGCCGCCAGCCAGATAGCCTACCTGTGCGACGGAAATATGGCCGAAGCGTTGAAACTTGTTCAGGAAGAGCAGGATGACCGTTCGGCATGGTTCGCCGACTGGATGCGCTCTTCATACAAATTCGATGTGGCGCATCTGGTAAAACTGGCGGATTCCTACGACGTCATGAGCAAGGAAAAGCAGAAAGGCCTGCTCGAATATGCGTTGCGGTTGTTCAGGGATATGCTCGTGTGGAGTCATGGCGCCGGTGAACTTTTGCGCGTTCCGCAGGAAGAACTTACATTCGTGCAGAATTTTTCCAAAACCGTCAATTTCGATTCGCTGGAAAGAATGATCGGGGAAGTGAACACGGCCTATTACCATATCGAGCGGAATGTACGGGCCAAAATGGTTTTTCTGGACCTGTCGCTGACGGTCGCACAGTTTTTCCAGCGCAGATGA
- a CDS encoding ribonucleoside-diphosphate reductase subunit alpha, which yields MYVIKRDGRRESVKFDKVTARIEKLSYGLDATYVQPVEVAKKVVSGIYDGVTTAELDNLAAETAASMTTKHPDYAILAARVAISNLHKNTLKSFSATMKRLYTYIDSKTGENASLISKEVYEVIRQNASLLDSTIIYDRDYSYDYFGYKTLEKSYLLKVEGKIVERPQHMLMRVAIGIHQDDVQAAIETYHLLSEKWFTHATPTLFNAGTPKPQMSSCFLLTMKEDSINGIYDTLKNCALISQSAGGIGLSIHDVRATGTYIKGTNGQSNGIVPMLRVFNDTARYVDQGGGKRKGSFAIYIEPWHSDIFDFLDLKKNHGKEEQRARDLFYALWIPDLFMKRVEANDTWSLFCPHECPGLADTHSEEFEKLYEQYEREGKARKTIKAQDLWFAIMESQIETGTPYMLYKDHANSKSNQQNLGTIKSSNLCTEIIEYTAPDEVAVCNLASIALPKFVEQGEDGFMRFDHQKLYEITKVVTRNLNKIIDLNFYPVPEAEKSNKRHRPIGIGVQGLADAFCMMRMPFDSDEARQLNKDIFETIYYGAMEASMELAIQHGPYETWEGSPISKGIFQFDMWGVTPESKRWNWEKLRKEVVQNGVRNSLLLAPMPTASTSQILGNNECFEPFTSNIYVRRVLSGEFVVVNKYLLKDLVRLGLWSEEMKNNLVRASGSVQAIPNIPQNIKDLYKTAWEIKQRSLLDMSADRGAYICQSQSLNIFMEEANFGKLTSMHFYAWKKGLKTGMYYLRTRAASDPVQFTVSKQAEPQLEPATAVVAEKELNYAQYAEEHAKPVAPRDNRSDMQCSLDDPEGCEACGS from the coding sequence ATGTATGTCATAAAGCGTGATGGTCGCCGCGAATCCGTGAAATTCGACAAGGTGACTGCCCGCATAGAGAAATTGAGCTACGGCCTGGATGCCACGTACGTCCAGCCCGTGGAAGTAGCCAAGAAGGTTGTTTCCGGCATTTATGACGGCGTTACCACTGCCGAGCTGGATAACCTCGCTGCCGAAACCGCCGCTTCGATGACCACCAAGCACCCCGATTACGCGATTCTGGCAGCCCGCGTCGCTATCTCAAATCTCCATAAGAATACATTGAAGTCGTTTTCGGCTACAATGAAGCGTCTTTATACATATATAGATTCCAAAACAGGCGAAAACGCATCGCTGATCTCGAAGGAGGTTTACGAGGTGATCCGCCAGAATGCATCGCTGCTCGATTCTACTATTATATATGACCGCGATTATTCCTACGATTATTTCGGCTATAAAACCCTTGAAAAGTCGTATTTACTGAAAGTTGAGGGGAAAATTGTCGAGCGCCCGCAGCATATGCTCATGCGCGTGGCCATCGGTATTCATCAGGACGACGTGCAGGCGGCGATCGAAACATACCATTTGCTTTCGGAAAAATGGTTTACACATGCCACGCCTACACTGTTCAATGCCGGTACGCCGAAGCCGCAAATGTCGTCGTGCTTCCTGCTCACGATGAAGGAAGACAGCATCAACGGCATTTATGACACCCTCAAAAACTGCGCATTGATCTCGCAGTCGGCCGGTGGTATCGGTTTGAGCATTCACGACGTCCGTGCGACGGGTACTTATATTAAGGGAACGAACGGACAGTCTAACGGTATCGTACCGATGCTCCGCGTGTTCAACGACACGGCCCGTTACGTAGATCAGGGAGGCGGTAAGCGCAAAGGCTCCTTCGCGATTTATATTGAACCCTGGCATTCGGATATTTTCGATTTCCTGGACCTGAAAAAGAACCATGGAAAAGAAGAGCAGCGTGCGCGCGACCTTTTCTATGCATTGTGGATTCCGGATTTGTTCATGAAGCGCGTCGAAGCGAACGATACGTGGTCGCTTTTCTGTCCGCACGAATGCCCGGGGCTGGCCGATACGCATAGCGAAGAATTCGAAAAGCTGTACGAGCAATACGAGCGCGAAGGCAAGGCACGCAAGACCATCAAGGCGCAGGACCTGTGGTTCGCGATCATGGAATCACAGATCGAGACGGGCACTCCTTATATGTTGTACAAGGACCATGCGAACAGCAAGTCGAACCAGCAGAACCTGGGTACCATTAAATCGTCGAACCTTTGTACTGAAATCATCGAGTACACTGCGCCTGACGAAGTAGCGGTTTGTAACCTGGCGTCTATCGCACTGCCAAAATTCGTAGAGCAAGGCGAGGATGGTTTCATGCGTTTCGATCATCAAAAGTTGTATGAGATCACAAAAGTGGTAACACGCAACCTGAACAAGATCATCGACCTCAACTTCTATCCGGTTCCCGAAGCCGAAAAGAGCAACAAGCGCCACCGTCCGATCGGTATCGGGGTACAAGGCCTGGCGGATGCATTTTGCATGATGCGCATGCCGTTCGATTCCGACGAGGCGCGTCAGCTGAACAAAGACATTTTCGAAACGATCTATTACGGGGCGATGGAAGCTTCGATGGAGCTCGCCATACAACATGGGCCATACGAAACCTGGGAGGGCAGCCCGATCTCGAAAGGAATCTTCCAGTTCGATATGTGGGGCGTAACGCCGGAAAGCAAGCGTTGGAATTGGGAAAAGCTGAGAAAAGAGGTGGTACAAAACGGCGTGCGCAATTCGTTGCTGCTCGCGCCGATGCCAACCGCATCTACCAGCCAGATCCTCGGTAATAACGAATGCTTCGAGCCATTCACTTCCAATATATATGTGAGAAGGGTATTATCGGGCGAATTTGTGGTGGTGAACAAATACCTGCTCAAAGACCTCGTAAGACTGGGCTTATGGAGCGAGGAAATGAAAAACAACCTCGTCCGCGCCAGCGGGTCGGTACAAGCCATCCCCAATATCCCGCAAAACATTAAGGATCTTTATAAAACGGCATGGGAGATCAAGCAGCGCAGCCTACTCGATATGTCGGCCGACAGGGGTGCCTACATTTGCCAGTCGCAGTCGCTGAACATTTTCATGGAAGAGGCGAACTTCGGCAAGCTGACTTCGATGCACTTCTATGCATGGAAAAAAGGTCTCAAAACAGGTATGTATTATCTCCGTACCCGTGCGGCTTCCGATCCGGTGCAGTTCACCGTCAGCAAGCAAGCGGAGCCACAACTGGAACCTGCTACCGCCGTGGTGGCCGAAAAGGAGCTCAACTACGCGCAATATGCGGAGGAGCACGCCAAGCCAGTCGCGCCGCGTGACAATCGCTCCGATATGCAATGCTCCCTCGACGATCCGGAAGGATGCGAGGCTTGTGGATCGTAA
- a CDS encoding type B 50S ribosomal protein L31 — MKKDIHPNYREVVFWDLSSDFKFLTRSTIDTNETITWEDGKTYPVYKVEVSSQSHPFYTGKNVLVDTAGRVDKFRKRYGK; from the coding sequence ATGAAAAAAGATATTCATCCCAATTACAGAGAAGTAGTTTTCTGGGATCTATCAAGTGACTTTAAATTCCTTACGCGTTCAACCATAGACACTAACGAGACCATTACCTGGGAAGACGGCAAAACCTATCCTGTGTACAAAGTCGAAGTTTCGTCTCAGTCGCACCCTTTCTATACCGGCAAAAACGTACTTGTTGACACAGCCGGCCGCGTCGACAAGTTCAGAAAGCGTTACGGAAAATAA
- a CDS encoding sugar phosphate isomerase/epimerase family protein, whose product MSTIIEQADRRTFLKTTSGLAAGLALGGSLTDAVAKVVGNAAYSIPLGVYAAYDKADFLRKSGCAYIEESVAGFLIPEGGDAGYEKNLQQLKSEHFPIRSYVILLPASLKTLGPDANHEAILQRTDTVLKRAKECGSQFIVFGSGASRIIPEGFDRAKAKAQHIELTQKMAPLAEKYGVTIAVEPLNRGETNFINSLAEGVEIVDAVKSPRVKLLCDIYHMLKEDEPASEIVKYGKHIVHCHIAEKEKRTPPGVAGDDFRAYLAALKKIGYKGGLSIECFVYNDFEKEARRGVEVLKQQLSEV is encoded by the coding sequence ATGAGCACGATTATCGAACAGGCCGACCGCCGGACATTCCTCAAAACGACCTCAGGGCTGGCAGCCGGCCTTGCACTGGGCGGGTCGCTAACAGACGCCGTGGCCAAAGTCGTCGGAAATGCAGCTTACAGCATCCCGCTGGGTGTGTATGCGGCCTACGACAAAGCCGACTTTTTACGCAAATCGGGGTGCGCGTATATCGAAGAGTCCGTGGCAGGCTTCCTGATCCCCGAGGGCGGCGATGCCGGTTACGAAAAGAACCTTCAGCAACTCAAAAGCGAACATTTTCCCATCAGATCGTATGTGATCCTGTTGCCCGCAAGCCTGAAAACGCTTGGTCCCGACGCAAACCATGAAGCAATCCTTCAACGGACCGACACAGTCCTGAAACGTGCCAAAGAATGCGGCTCCCAGTTTATCGTATTCGGTAGCGGTGCTTCAAGAATCATACCCGAGGGCTTCGACCGCGCGAAAGCAAAGGCGCAGCACATCGAACTGACACAAAAAATGGCGCCTCTTGCCGAAAAATACGGGGTTACCATTGCGGTGGAGCCGCTCAACCGCGGAGAAACGAACTTTATTAACAGCCTGGCAGAAGGCGTCGAGATTGTGGATGCCGTAAAAAGCCCCCGTGTGAAGCTGCTTTGCGACATATATCATATGTTAAAGGAAGACGAGCCGGCTTCGGAGATCGTCAAATACGGCAAACACATCGTGCATTGCCACATTGCCGAGAAGGAAAAGCGCACGCCGCCAGGCGTGGCAGGCGACGATTTCAGGGCATACCTGGCCGCTTTGAAGAAAATCGGGTATAAAGGCGGGCTCTCCATCGAATGCTTCGTATACAACGACTTTGAGAAAGAAGCCAGACGTGGCGTGGAGGTGCTCAAACAGCAACTCAGTGAAGTTTAG
- a CDS encoding RimK/LysX family protein: MKRPLETIGATDIADLPELGWYNVPVRIDSGAATSAIHCSRVKLVEAAGRKELHVYLDAKRGAPQHFFIVTDFKQTVIRNSFGEEEKRFVIKTPIRLFGRKIRTEFSLANRQKMNYPILLGRKLLKNRFIVDVSKKNLSAARHSLTPTRSQN; this comes from the coding sequence ATGAAGCGGCCGCTGGAAACCATAGGCGCAACCGATATAGCGGATTTGCCGGAACTGGGCTGGTACAATGTGCCCGTCAGGATCGATTCCGGTGCCGCAACTTCGGCCATCCATTGTTCCCGCGTGAAACTGGTTGAAGCGGCGGGACGCAAAGAGCTCCACGTTTACCTCGACGCCAAACGCGGAGCGCCTCAACATTTCTTTATAGTAACCGATTTCAAACAAACCGTAATCCGAAACTCGTTCGGAGAAGAAGAGAAGCGATTTGTGATCAAGACACCAATCAGGCTGTTTGGCAGGAAAATACGTACCGAATTTTCGCTGGCCAACCGGCAAAAAATGAATTACCCCATTCTACTCGGACGCAAATTGCTCAAAAACAGGTTCATTGTCGATGTTTCGAAAAAGAACCTGTCGGCTGCAAGGCATTCGCTGACACCAACCCGTTCCCAAAATTAA
- a CDS encoding putative sugar nucleotidyl transferase: MPDIILFDDPTLRVQLLPFTYTRPVAGIRCGIHTLAEKWADRCHSPVSFQTETYLSEKYPQHTSDDNLYINGALCPDEHLTGIVKGLPYGTALVSKQDEILAVRTHAAWNVLKGTSGLSVVTYEEPFTMIRRLWDIFGQNGAQIKADYERIVSLRKSAGINDPFTHCYEPERIFVEEGAVIKASVLNAENGPIYIGKNALIQEGSMIQGPFAIGENGVLAQSTKIRPNTTVGPFSKVGGEVSNCVVFGYSNKGHDGYLGNSVLGEWCNLGANTNNSNLKNDHTNVKLHSYVTNALADTGLLFCGLMMGDYSKAGISTMFNTGTVVGVSVNVFGGGFQAKHVPSFTWGGAAEGYREYRFPKAVSVAKDTVSRRGATFGETEEDIMRAVFENTQTQRGQ, translated from the coding sequence ATGCCAGATATCATTCTGTTCGACGATCCAACGCTTAGAGTTCAACTTTTACCTTTTACATACACAAGACCTGTCGCAGGCATCCGCTGCGGCATTCATACGCTGGCCGAGAAGTGGGCCGACAGGTGCCATTCCCCGGTTTCGTTTCAAACCGAAACCTATCTTTCAGAGAAATATCCGCAACACACCTCCGACGACAACCTGTACATCAACGGCGCATTATGTCCGGATGAGCATCTTACCGGCATTGTCAAAGGATTGCCCTATGGTACGGCCCTTGTTTCGAAACAGGACGAAATCCTGGCCGTCAGAACCCATGCCGCCTGGAATGTATTGAAGGGCACAAGCGGTCTTTCAGTGGTGACCTATGAAGAGCCGTTTACGATGATCCGCCGGCTATGGGATATATTCGGCCAGAATGGGGCACAAATCAAAGCCGATTACGAACGCATTGTTTCCCTTCGGAAATCGGCGGGCATTAATGACCCCTTTACGCATTGCTACGAGCCGGAGCGGATATTCGTGGAAGAGGGCGCGGTAATCAAAGCCTCGGTATTGAATGCGGAAAACGGCCCGATTTATATCGGCAAGAATGCATTGATCCAGGAAGGGTCCATGATTCAGGGGCCATTTGCGATCGGCGAAAACGGCGTTTTGGCGCAGAGCACTAAGATCCGCCCGAATACGACTGTCGGGCCGTTCTCGAAAGTCGGCGGGGAAGTGAGCAACTGTGTGGTCTTCGGTTACAGCAACAAGGGCCACGATGGTTACCTCGGCAACTCGGTGCTGGGGGAATGGTGCAATCTCGGGGCCAACACTAATAATTCGAACCTCAAAAACGACCATACGAACGTTAAACTTCATAGCTACGTCACCAATGCGCTGGCCGACACCGGGCTGCTGTTCTGCGGGCTCATGATGGGCGACTATTCCAAAGCGGGTATTTCGACCATGTTTAACACCGGGACGGTGGTGGGCGTGAGCGTGAATGTGTTTGGCGGAGGATTTCAGGCGAAACATGTGCCTTCGTTCACTTGGGGAGGAGCGGCCGAGGGATATCGCGAATACCGTTTCCCAAAGGCGGTTTCCGTAGCAAAAGATACTGTGAGCCGTCGCGGCGCAACATTCGGAGAAACAGAAGAAGATATTATGCGGGCGGTTTTTGAAAATACGCAAACCCAGCGCGGCCAGTAG